The Colius striatus isolate bColStr4 chromosome 23, bColStr4.1.hap1, whole genome shotgun sequence genome segment CAGACGTGCTGGCAGATGTTCATGATGCTGTCGGAGCATGCAGTGGAGACAAAGGAgtgagtttaaaagaaaaatcgtAAAGTAATTCCTAAATGCAATTCTAGTAAAAGCCTCGTGTTTTGGCATATTAAATCCCATGATGCTGGAATGGAGCTATAAAATGATTTACCTTACAGAGGAACAGTGTTAGTGTGTGGCAGTTTTTGCAGAGTAACCTGCTTGCTGAGATACTCCCTTCTTCCTGAGTTCAACAAGGGATATAAGATCAGGCCCTACACCTACAGCAATTTCTCTGATAGCACCAAGTAGCTCAGTTCTTCTCTAACAAAGTTTTCCCATTCTTTTAGCTGGTGAGAAGCTGAATGACATTCAGGTCAATCCCACCAGCCAGCAGGAGATGAGGGAAAATGTGGAGAAAGTCTTACAGTTCGTGGCATCCAAAAAGATCCGCATGCATCAGACATCAGCAAAAGGTGATAACCACAGATGGTTCTGTCTGTTGAAGGCCTGTTTCTGTCTGTTTCATCTCAAACAGATAATGTGTTAGTTTGTGGTAGTCTTCAGTAACTGCTCTACTTTCCCCATGAGCATTCAATAATTATCATGTAATCTACTCGATCGTTAGCTGGAAATGGCTGTAAAAGCTTAGGTCTGTTGAAAGCGTTTAAGCTTCTGGTCTGCAGGTGGCAGTCAGCTTGCTACTCTGTACAAAACAAGCAGAGCTAAGCATCATTACTGTTTTCCTGACAGGGTCCCTGTGGGTTTAATTCCATTCATGCTTGTTGGTCAGAGGCAGCTCTGGTGGGACTTCACGTTAATGGCAATGTCCTTggctttgtttgcattttgcagaTATTGTTGATGGGAACTTGAAATCTATCATGAGATTGATCCTGGCCTTAGCTGCTCATTTCAAACCAGGCTCTGGGAGAGCAGTGAATCATAGCCCAACTGGCACGGTGGGGAAGAGCTTGCCAGTGTCATCTGCCAGTCACAGGCCTcgctcagctgctgcagtggccCAAGGGGCAGTGGCTGCTCTGGCAGATGTTCGTCAGGATGTCTTGCAGTCCGGCCGAGATGTTTTCCGGCACAGACAGAGGTAATGAGTTTGCCCTGGTTGTGTGAACTTGGGCCATGCTAGCAGATGgacagtttattttaaaatgaatgccTTTTTATCTTGACAATTCCTGGTGTAAGGTAGCTCTCCTGTGCAAACAGAGACAAACCACTCTGCTGTCTCACTGAAACCTAAACAGATAGTGGTCTAACAAAGGGACTAGTGGACCTAGCCTGGCTGCCTCATGATGAAGACTGCAGGTATCCCAGTTTTTTATCCAGATTTTACAGCAAAATAAGTGATGAATCTGTTATGTCTCTGGAAAACGACAGTTCTTTATGACCAAGCCAGAGGGAGCTCTGCTGCCTTGTTCTTCCCACTTCAAGCTGAGCACAGTGCCCTTTCTTGTGCTGTTTACTTGGAGACATTCTCAtttcaagtgaaataaaatcaagGTCTTAACTGCAGGTACTATCTACAGATCTAGGAACAGTTAATTCCAGAACTGAGGCATTGAGCCTGTTGTACAAGTCTGTTCTGTCTTATATGTTGCTGTTCACCCCAGCTGTATGCTTACTGCTATGACTATTATCTCCAGAAACAGTGGCATGGATGAGGAGATTGAAAACCCCTACTGGAGTGTCCGGGCATTGGTGCAGCAGTATGAAGGGCAGCAGAACATGCCACTGGAGTCCCACCCTTCCAGGTAAGGAACTTAGTTACTGAGATGTGTCTTCTCATGGTCCTTTGATACTTCCTAAAGTGCCCTTTCTGGTCACTGTGATCTGGTTAGCTCTGATAGAAAAGAGGATTCACAGCATATAGTGGAAAGGAAAATCAAGCCTCAGGAGCCAAAAAGAACAGGTGGAGCCTTTTGAGGGAATGCTGACATGAGGGATGCTGAAATGGAGTTTGTGGCCTGCTTCACAGAAAGCGAGGGGCAGAGTAGCTAGGGTGCAAGGGATGAGTACTCTGAGCTGATAGAAAATATGTGGAAGAAAATAACTTAAACCAACACACCTAGTGCCTGGcagagagatggaggtgaggggcACGTGGATTTGAGCAGCAGTTACAGAAACACACCAGTCTTTAACGCAGATCTATGGTCCTGGGGAGATCTGCAGCTGTGTCTTAATTGCCATTGTGTTCTCATCTATCACATTTAACAGTATCTAGTTTTACAGATAGCTAATTTATCCTTCCATCCCCCAGATGTTGACCTTCAATCTAAAGTGcagcatttaattattttactgaaaaaccTCCTGGAGGCTGCTGTGAAGCCTACAAGTCAGAGTTCAGTATGGTTTTTGTTGGAGGAGACTTTCACCTTTGAAGTAGGGCTGGGATCCTGAGAAGTATGTGCTTTGTGCTATAAACAACCTGCAGCCTTGACTGGAATTCTTGACCACACAAGTTAAGCAAGGTCAAGCCTGGTGCAAGTGGAGGCTTTCTAAGGAAATGGAAATAATGGATTGGTTAGAATGGCAGCATATCATACATTTACAGATGGAGGTACCACAACTTGCAGCTGCAAACCTGAGCAGCATGTGCCAGTTAAAACACGTTACACTGGTGTCTTACAAGCTAGACATCCACCTTTTTGAAGTGTGGGAACTCCATGTTGAGTCAGTATTGGACTGCTGCTTCCACATGATGTCAGTAGAGAGTGTGCTTTTGAAGCTGTCATTTTAGGGGATTTTAGGGGAGATGCAAAAATTCTGGTCTCTGCAACAGGATTTCATGGCTAATGTCACAGGACTTTGATACTGACTCTTGGATTGTGATTTCAGTAGGACATCAAATGAAACATCCTGCTCCCCCCTTTCATTCTTCAATTTAAGGTAGCCATAGGATTTTATGTACTCTTCTACCCTGTTACAGATTGTCAGGCAACTGCTGTTTGCTTGTATGTGGCTGCATTTTGGTGGTGTGTGAAAATTTCTCTGAACATCCTAAATCactgtggcttttgcttttcccCATAATATCATGAATTCTCTTACCAGATGGTAATGAGGATGTCTTTTGCTGACACCAGGCTTCATGATGAAAACAAGAtgcttgtttctctttccttccagagAGAAATGTGCTATCTTAGTTATGAGAACTGGCTGGGAGAAACAAGCCACTTTTCTTATGTGGTTAACTGCAGCCATCCCCTCTATGTAATTGTGCTGCTGGCGTGTTTGTCCCAGGGCAGCATCCCTTGCCTAGCATCAGCTCATTTCTGCATGAACTCTTCAGTAAGAGAGCTCACAGCCTGAATAACAGAATTCCCAGAGACAAAAGCTCTAATAAGCAAAGGCAATTTAAATGATTCATGGAAAAATTGCCAAAATCAGATGAATTCCCAGGCCACGGAGCCCCTCACCCATCcatctccctttcccctccccttccacCAGCCTTCCCTCCCCCACTCTGAGCCAGACATCTCAGAGAAAAGGCTCTGCCTTGCACAGCCTGTGTGacagcaggagggagagggagctggagataGCTAGGAAGAGGAAGCTGTGCATAGAGCTGGGAAGTGCTGCATGCAGTCTTCCGAGACCGCGTCCAAGCCTGGAAGGGCAGGGAATCTACTGCTTGCAGGAGCACCTTCTCTTGGCAGTTTGCTGGCATCTGCAGCAGGTGCTTGGAGTCTGAAGAGGGCAGAATGGGATGAGAAACACCACTGGTAATACAGATCGCAGTCCTTGTGATGAAAACAACTGGATGTGCAGCTGACCAAAATGCAGCAGCAAGAGACAAATAAcctgagaggaaaagcagcaaaagcaaatccCAGGCAGAAGAACTCCTTGGCTCTGGAATCAAATACACGTGTGTGGGCTGCTGATCTGCCATCCTACGGTTTCTTTTAAAGACCCTGAGCTTTGGGGGGTTTTCTGTGAATCTTTCAGCTGATGCAAAACCGTCTGCCTTGCAAATATATTTCTCCAGTAGCTTGACAGGAGCTGGCATCTTCTGCACTGAATTCTGAGCATGTGAAGGGACAAGGCATGCCTGTAGCCAGAATCCCGAGGCTCCCCTGGAAACGGATTTTGTGAAGCAAAAGGTTAAAGTGGGATCATGGGAGGGAAGCAGGTCAAATGGTGAGCAATTGTTGTCGTTGTCATTTGAAATTGAAGGGATGGGGTGTTTATTAAAATTAGGAGAATTCAGACATCACATGGGAATTCAGACATCACTGTTGCCCTAAAGCCTGGACTTTGCAGGCACTGACAATCCTGGGACTCAATGGAGGAAGGATGATATGGGTTAAGAAACCAACtggtaaaaagaataaaacGGAACAGTTTGCATCATAAATCTGTCTTAAATAGCTTTAATTTCCCAGCACTTATTTCTGCATGTGCTAATTGTGAATTGTTCTGTACTTCAAAGAAAAACTTACATCAGGGGGTATTTCATACTCTTAACGGATTTGGTGACCGATACAAAATCCATAGAAATGTTTCCAGCATTAATATGATGACATAATGTATGAGGCAACCTGATGAGTGCTACTGCTTCATGTGACTGCATCTCAACAGCTCTTTCACCATTTGGCATGCTTTCAGAGGATGCCATGTGAATCTACTGGCTGTTTAAAACAGGGAAACTGCCTGGGAAGGGGACTGTGGACATAGGAATGCCTAAGCAATTATCTGTAAAACTGTCTGTGGGGAGGCTTGTTAGTGACCATTTGAccccacccccctgccccagctgggaTCCTTTGTATTTGCTTTGGGCTGTGGATCCAGCGCCGAGAGGAGCAGATTTTGGAAGAGGAGAAATATTGTTTCCAAGCTCTGCAGCCCGTTGGTTTTTGTCCTGCTCGTTCTTCATTCCAGGTCCCTGCTCTTGTCCATCCCTCAGTTTTGCTATCCTGTCACCCAGCAGTTTGCTAATACTGTTTTTCTAGGACAACTCTCGTTATTTCATCTTTTGCATGGATGAGGATCAGCCATGCACTTCTCAGTGGGCTTATCAGGATGATGGCACATTCAGAGTATCAGCTGAGAATACGTGGGGGGGAATATCGACCTGTGTTCCTTGAGGGAAGCAGACTCCCTCTCAATTGCTGGATGGGTTAGATCAGCTGGGCTGTACCAATGGCAAAGTTTCACTGTTTCCTCTACCCTAATGGTGCTCTgtgttatctttattttttgctgTGCATCCATTCAGTGACATGCAGGGAGCTGTTTACAGATGTTGTGCACAAAATGTGCCTAATGAGACTGCTCTAATGGAGTTAGCCTTCCTGAAGGCCAATGCTTGAGCAAAGCCAGATGACCTCGACCCCTTTAACAAGTTAGTGAAGTGGTCCTTTTGAAAGCTGGAGCAAGAAATGAAGCAAGCCAGGGTGGCTTTCTGTTCAGCTTGCAGTATGAACATAAGGCTTGCAGTAAATTGTTTCTGAGCAGACCTTCCAATACAGTGTGGTCTTATCCCTGTGCATGTGAATTCTATGGTGGCAGTCTCAAACTTGTATTCTGCAAAGGAAAGTGAAGGCATACACTGTACTGCTTACCAGTTAGCCTGCTGTGACTTTGATGTAGAGTGATGGAGAAGTTACGTGCCCAGTTTGGCTTCTTTAGAATTCAGGTAATTCTTAGTTTCAACAATCCTGCCTGCATATCCACTTTAATCTTGGATGAGGATGATGTTGACCAGCACTAGAAGTCactgtttctccttttctctgcagTCTTACATCGCCCAGTCCCATCCACAGCGCAAAGAGCGAATCCACTGTAGCCCCGTcggaggagaaggaaagactTGTGATCATCCACACCGAAGAAACAGAAACTAAACCAGGTACCTTGCAGATAATGCTTTACAGCTCACACTTTCATGGAGATTTGTTTGGATTGTGAACTTGCTGAAAAGTTCTGTAGTAGTTGATGCTGATCATCTGTTCACATAACACTAAATCCCCAAATTACAGCGCCCTAACGTGGCAATATCTGTGAGGCTTGAAAGATGATGCAACATCTACATTCCTGGGCTAGACAGTGAGTGATAGTTAACCAGTGATCCAGCCTATGCTATGGGGATCAGAAAAGGCATGCAAGTCTATTAAAGGTCTTTCAGAATTGTGTGTTGTCCACCTTGAGAAAGCCATGTTATTTGGCAAGTCGAAATACTGCTTAATGTTGCCTTCAGTGAGTCAAGTGCAAGTCTTTTCCAGACTCACTTGGCTGTCATGACCACATCCAGCTGCTCTCTCTTCCAGAAGAGACAGAATCTCATTTCCAGACTGAGTGGCATGCCAGGAACCGTGGGTTATATTTAGAGAATTCGTGGGAGGAACAGCTTTTGGAACAACAGGATcatttggaaaaggaaatggaagaagCAAAGAAGATGATCTCAGGTTTGCAGGTAATAGATTTTTCTTCCCAGCCAGCTTTCCCTTCCATGTGCATTTCTTTACCCATCAAATGTAGCTGGAAAACAGATTATCTTGCAGTTGAGACACTGGCCTGTGACTGGAGAGAGCTCAATAAAAATGAGCTGGTGCAGGCTTCTCCAAAACACACTGTTGACATTGAGGCTCTTATGTAGtaggaagggagaaggaaaggtgTGGAGAGAGTGAGGATGATTATATTGCTCTGATTATATTGTTCACTAATAGTAATTTAGGTGGACTGTGAGAGGGCAAAGGGCACACTGGATGCAGGTAACAACATTGCATGGAATCTAAAACAAAGTCTGTGTTTTGAAGGTGATTATGTCTGTGATGTCTTTTGGTTGGAATTCAGATACTAGCTGGGTTCACTGGCTTGGTTTCCTGCCTTGTGATGATAATGCAACTCCTGTATGTGCTGGCACTGTTATGTTACTATGAAAAATAGTAAAGATGCAGCGATG includes the following:
- the DIXDC1 gene encoding dixin isoform X5, giving the protein MCIPFSHKAVFCNQEQHTKTNVRNAELSEGYRTVSLTEGLYRYASPQQHVQKLQGGRSAGTFPLTRSRAVASSMGTLIDMVPQHTSQPAASSQQLQAYVAWVNSQLKKKPTIKPVQDLRQDLRDGVILALLIEILAGEKLNDIQVNPTSQQEMRENVEKVLQFVASKKIRMHQTSAKDIVDGNLKSIMRLILALAAHFKPGSGRAVNHSPTGTVGKSLPVSSASHRPRSAAAVAQGAVAALADVRQDVLQSGRDVFRHRQRNSGMDEEIENPYWSVRALVQQYEGQQNMPLESHPSR